The window ACCATGTAATGTTTAATCGTCCTTGCAGCATATATACTTATACATGTATCTTATCATTCCAGCAGGAGATATTCCTGTCTTGTAGAATACACAAAATAGTTGGTTCATACACTCGTGTGATATCCTGACGGGAGAATTGCAAAAAGACATACTTCTCATATCTACATTTCTATAATAATGATACAGTTAAATTGGGTCGACCTTTCATCTAAGAGTTCTCAAACCTGAGCCTCTCTTCTAAGGGCTCATTAGTTAATCAATTATTTATGCATGTACCGACGCCTTATGGAAGGAATTACGTTCGGTAATAATTTTTAGAAGGGTAAATTCTTAAGAGTTTGTCGATTTGTTTTAGATAGTTAGCAAATTGAAGATGAGAAATCTAGTTGGGGGTTTTAGATATAAAAAACTTTTTTAGCTAATAAAAGATAAGAAGTTTAATCAGAGATTCAGAGGTATTATATCATCAATTTGGAGGTTTACAATTGCATTTGATGTTCTACTATCGGAAATAAAGTTAGAGATTGTTTCCATATTCTTAGCAGAATTCTATCGCTTATCTGCAGGCTCCAAATTATCCAGATTCTGGACGTAGTTGGGCAATCGTTGACAAGTACAAGGTGACATTATTCTATACTGCCCCAACACTGGTGCGATCTCTCATGCGCGATGGAGATGAGGTTAAAAAGTCTTTCTAAGGATTACTTTGTGTAAATTATTCTGAATGCAGATGCTTGTTGCTAACAATACAGCTTTCAAGAATAAGTTTGTAGTCTGTTTTTGTCAAAATTTCTTATTTGGTACAAATAATTAGCTTATACCCCAAATGCACAGACATAAGTTTTTTCCTTTGATATAGAGTTGGGAATTGGACAATACCTGTGGGGGGAGGGATgcatatatgaaatatattattgttgAAGTTGTTTAATTTAATCCTAATTGATGGTGTTTGACTGTTTGACATGCAGCATGTTACCCGTCACTCTCGCAAATCCTTGCGTGTGCTTGGAAGCGTCGGCGAGCCCATCAATCCAAGTGCATGGAGGTTCTTATTAAAGTTATGCTATTGAATATCTAAACTGAAAGGAATTAGGATTCACTTCAAATTTGTTCCTTTCTTACAGATGGTACTTCAATGTAGTTGGAGACTCGAGGTGCCCGATATCTGACACATGGTGGCAAACAGAAACTGGTGGCTTCAtggtaattaaaattaattttacttCATCTTTTTTTGGTACTTGTGAGTAAATTTGCTACAACTTTAATTAGCaaaaagaatatataactaCCACAACCTCGCTTTGGTTTGCTACTTTTACCTTATAGATCACTCCCATTCCCGGTGCATGGCCACAGAAGCCTGGATCTGCCACACTTCCATTTTTCGGCGTCCAGGTAAATTTTTCCAGATAAATTGTTGATAATGTGTCTCACTTATTTAGCTATTATTCTTGAATCcacatgttaaaattttgttttctttgtttattgTGTGACTGTAGCCTGTTATAGTTGACGAGAAGGGTATAGAAATTAAAGGTGAGTGCAGTGGATATTTATGCATAAAAGGTTCCTGGCCTGGTGCATTTAGAACTCTTTATGGAGATCATGATAGATATGAGACGACTTATTTCAAGCCATTCCCTGGCTATTATTTCAGCGGTGATGGCTGCAGCAGGTAATATTTGTTGAAAATGTTATCTTGGTCTCGCTTCAGTCACTTCCAAGTGGTCTATTTTACCTCCTACTAATTCATTTTTAATGAAATCTTTTTTTAGGGACAAGGACGGGTACCACTGGCTCACTGGAAGAGTTGATGATGTCATCAACGTCAGGTAACTTCTCTTTGTTTGATTGAACTAAATACACGAGCATTTGAAATTTCTAGCCTCTGTTTCATTCTTATTAGCAGAAAGATGATTACTTGCCGTTACATTGAGTTGGTTGGTACTTGTGATGAAAGGTGATGGGAATGTAATTAATTCCAGTCCAGAAGTTAAACTAAGATTCACTTCTTTCTATGATACTCAGTTATGCACAATCATTTTAcctatatttattgtttacAAACTAATCAATTCATCtctgtaatatatttttgtttattaggGATACATTTGTTTCATAAACTTGACAATTAGCTAATttccaatgcaattgttgtgaATGTGAAGTCTTATATTCTAGATGTTTTCTGATTCCTAGTTCAACTTGTAACATGTGCAGTGGACACCGTATCGGAACTGCAGAAGTTGAATCTGCTCTAGTTTCTCATCCCCAGTGTGCTGAAGCGGCCGTAGTTGGAGTTGAGCATGAGGTACTTTCTTATTTCAGCTCTATTCTAAAATTGTATGCTGTTGAAAGCTTATATTAACTACAATCTTATATAATAGTTGGTGTTGAGCAAGAGGTACTTTCTCATTTTAGCTCTATTCTAATATTGTATGTGTGCTTGAAAGCTTATATTAACTACACACTTATATATGGCTACTAGGTAAAAGGTCAGGGAATATATGCTTTTGTCACTCTGGTTGATGGTGTTCCATACAGTGAAGAGCTTCGGAAGAGTCTTATACTTGCTGTAAGAAAGCAGGTGTGTTTAATTTCCATCTCTTCCCTTCAAAATCTTGTGAAACCGTTTTCCACCGACAGGGTTATTCCTTATCCTTCTATATGGATTGGATCTTTGGATGGATCttttaatagaaattaaaattacGCGAGCATATATACTACCCAGTACCCATTGCAtggttttttaaaaatgttcattaaaatattaaaaataggaTGACTTGGAGTCTTAAAGATGTCTATTCTCAGTGAATGTTAAATATCATCTACATGTGTAGTTTATTGCATAAACCTGTGCACACAAGGTGTGACTGATTTTGGGGTAAAACCAAGTTTAAGTTTACATTGGTCATAATTGTGACCACATATTTTGTTAAATGTAATATAGTTGTGTGTCTTCTTTAGAAATAGTATTTGGAAATATGACTCTTATTAACAGGGCATACTGGCTAAATTCCTAGCATCATATACAAATCAATAGCATTCATGCTGATGTACCAGACAGTGAGCACTATTCTTGTTTGGAAAAACATATCACCCTTAATTAGCATTGAGCACATGCCATTTAGCCAAGGATTGAATGGGAATGTCTTTAGTACTATAGTTAACACCTTCTCAAAGTTCGAATCAGTATGTCAACCCATGATCATTTAACATCGCCAAACGCCAATGCATTCATAGTTTTGGGAGCTATTTTCACCTGCCAGGCTGCCACCTTTTCCAGTCTTTTATACTTAATATGATTACTTCAACAAGCCTGCCCCATTTTTTGGAGGAAGGCACAAGTAGCTTACAGGTTTTTCTGAATGCTGACTTTTCCATTAAGCATTGCAAGATGCCATTCGTTCATCTACTTTCTGGAGGACCCCTCGCATAGTATCTACTTTTGCCTTTCCCAGTAATGATTTATCTATTAGGCTTTTTTGGTAGATGCCATTTTCTCATCCATCGTATATGGGGACCCAGACCTGCAATCTACCTGGTGTTTGCATTTGCATTTTGGTTTTCTAAAGATTGTGGGTCCATAAAAGATCATGCTCAAAAAATCTCAGATAAATAGCATAAATGTATTTCCATAGTCAGTTATTCAGTTACTGCATCAATGTTGTAATGTGTTGTACTTGTACCCACTGCAAAAGTCTATTACCTAGTCTTCAATGTCATTAACGAGTTAAAATATTGGTCCTTGAGCCTGTGAATAATATATCAtgaattttgatataatatattccACTATGGAGTGTTATATCTATTGCTTAACActgattttttaatttcttcaaCTGAATTCGGAGGTTGCTATGGTTACTAGACCACTGCAAATcatgtaaaataatttatgtgaaAACACAAATCTGATAAATACCCTCTTCAGCTCTTCTCAATCATGTGTATGGAAGAAAAGAGAAGAACTTGGCATCTTGGTTATTTGAACTCTCTAGCTATATATGACCtcaataattaatatttgtgcAATCTGTCTTTCAGATTGGTGCATTTGCAGCCCCGGATAAAATCCACTGGGCACCTGGTCTTCCAAAGACTAGAAGTGGGAAGATCATGAGGAGGATTCTGAGGAAAATTGCTGCAAGACAACTAGATGAGCTTGGGGACACAAGCACACTAGCAGATCCATGTGTAGTTGATCAGCTAATTGCATTAGCTGATTGCTGAGGTCCCTGATATGTTCCCATATATATACAGCTGCAGAGCCCTGATTGGGTAAAGCTTCATCTTCAGTCAGAATAATAACAGAATAAAATCCTATATTTAATTGATGTTTCATAATTTCTTTTTTACAAATAATGACTGATGTGTAATGTATCATAGTTCTAGTTTGCTATATATACACTGATTTCTTTTTAGCCTgtgtcatattttattttaaatgagcAGAAATTGTAAGATGTATTTGAATACTTTGGAGTTTCGGTATCAATTTTCACTGCAAGGTTTGCTGCTgcttttttttaactttatatcAGCAAGAAGTATTTGAAGAACCTCTGAGCTTGTGAAAGCTTCACAGATAATTCAAATACCTTGAATTATGGTGTCTAATGATAAAAGTTTCTCAAgttgactttgtaacctttaaCAAGGTGAGAAGCTACTCACAAAAATATCTTAATTACTGATGGTAAGTTGGAATATTCCCTTTTTCTTCTTTGGGTGTACGAGTGTATctagaattttaaatataatgattgTGATACACCACTATTATGGCACTATAATGAAAGCCATAAAAAATGAAGATACTGACAGGGAATTGGAACTGATCTCAGCCCTTCACATGTCCATCACCAGGATTctgatttatgatattttgaCCATTCTTAAACACTTCAAGAATAGTAAAAGATTACAAGGTCAAGTTCCTtgtataaaatgaaaaataaaaaatccaaCTTTAATAATACCTGCAAGTCTGCAACTAACCAAAAAGATCCATCTGCTTGACTTGATAGTTTGAACAATAATCTGTTTAGTCATTAAAgtccaaaattttaatatattagctACCACATGTAGTGGAATAGTTCAATTAGTTCTCCTTGTTAGTTTAATCGTTTGACAAGTTTACAGTTTTCTTGTTTGATTATAGATCCCAAACTTATTTTGTACAATCAGAATAAAACTAAGTGTACTGGGCTGATTGCTTGAGAATTATGCTGTACTACAATTAACAATCCAAATATCTTAGCTACCACTTGGTATAATTCAGTGACTTCTCCTTGTGTATACATCTAAGCAGTACTTGTACAATAATAAAGCCGAAGAAATATGAAAGCAGAGGAAGTAAACAACTAGCTGAATTTATATTAAGCCCGAATCAAAGTACAGAGAGGAGGATATTACAAAGTTTCGGACAAAATACAAGTTCCGAAACCAAATATCAATTCTCCTGCAGAACATTAGATATTTGACCCCTAAAACCAAACTATTTATCCGAATTCATTTAGGAAGTTGACGAGGGAGAACACTAATCCCATCCCCGGTTAAGATATATAGTAGTTGCTGAATTTTACGTCGTGTCTCATCAACTGTTTACAATCGTTTCTTTACTCGTCATCATCGTCGTCCTGCAAAATACAAATAACAACAAACTCAACATCATGATAGCAAATTCTTCCTAATTTGTGTTATATGAACAGAAATGTACAAACCTCTCCACTCTCGTCCTCATCATCGTCCTCATCATCATCGTGAACTTCTGATTTCGACTTGTCAGACTCTTCTTCTTCGACTACTTCTTCCTTCTCATCAGCCTAGAATCATATAAAACAAATCAATAACAATATGAACAAGTTTCAACCATTTAAGCTTGTCTTAACAAAACCACATACGAGTATACCTCTTTTTTGTTGTTATATGCGAGCATTGTTTTTTCATACTCAGATTTCCTCTTTTCGGCTTTGGCTACATACGGAGCTTTATCCTattccaaaattaaaacaaatcaaTACATAATTCCACAATTCAAACCACTTCCATCAAACTAATCAAAATTAAGCAATTTACTCACAGCTTCCGACATAGATTTCCACTTATCACCGCCAGCTTTCCCAACCTAAACAATCCACCGCCACATCAAAATCAAACCGATTATAACAAGCCACACCAATATTTAACAGATTATAACAAGCAGATCAAAATAGAAAGTTTGATATTTCTAAGATCAAAATACTTACAACAGCTACAGATTTGTTATTCGGATGCTTCTCCTTGTACGTCTTCCTAAAGTCCTCCctaaacatatacaaatatgtCAAAAACACAATTCCTACAATAAATTCATAGATCTGAGATCAATACGTCAACGGTACATACATAAAAACGAAGAAAGCGCTGGCAGGCCGCTTCGGCTTGTTAGGATCCTTATCCGGCTTGGTTTTCTTCGCCGGCTTCTTACTCACCGCCGCTGCGGCGCTTCTCTTGTTCACCGCCAGCCTAAACATCAACACAAACACAATTCACTCACAGATCCACACGGTAATCaacaaaaacacacaaaaacCGAAGAAATAACAGAAAACACACCTGCTTTCCGGCTTTTTGGCTTCTTCTTTTGATCTACCTCCTTTCATATCTAATCCTGCAACAAAAAACGATGCAACTCGGTCAGACTCGGTAGAAATCGGAGTGACTCGGTGGCGACTCAGTGAGTCAGAGCGACGAGAGAGCGAGTTAGGCTACCTGTAGTGTAGAGAGATGTGTGGAGAAGAGTTGTGAAGGGTGAGAATAATATAGAGGAGAAAAAAAGATAGAGATATTGATGTGGGATATAGATACAGCCTCCTTGTTTGCTTTGTGTGTGGTGAGGTATATCAGAGCATTACTATAGTCCTCatctaaaacaaataaatttatttatttatatatcctTTTACATATAGCTCCGGGTTTTGGCGGGAATTTCAAATGTGTGCCGCCACGTCACCGATCCTGCTGCTTTGATTTGATTGGCTTATTCACCTCATTTCCATCTCTGCTTGGCTTTGTGCTTTCTGTGTGTTTGTTTAAGACAGGGATCTTGGCCGTTGGTTTGGTATATGCTGGGGTGTTCGGCCACGTGGTGAAATCTGGTGGAGTTTAGGAGATAGGCTTGTTTTAAGTATTGATGGGTGGAATGACGAGGGTAGCCCTGAGATATTATGACGATATGGAAGAGGGGTATTATCGTTGATTGATTTGGAAAGAAGGATTGGGAATAAAATTGGGGAAGCCCACTAGGGGTGTTTTGGTAACTTTGTGGGGTTATCTAGTAGGAGCTGACAAAGGCAACGGCTTTGTGATAAGATAGAGTGGTGAGGATATTTGACTACTTGCCAATTATTGGTTTTATTACAGGGATGTaacaaaattagattttgtACTTGAaggtatttataatttttattttgatgattatgtgatatttttattttgatgattATGTGATAAGagataatcataattttattaattggaTAACAAAGAAAATGTCTCAAATGATGTTTTTAGATAACATATAATACATACTtcgaaatttttattatttaattttgattactgcaatatttttatatattcacaATTTAAATTCTTTGTAATAAAAGTTGAGAGTTTTAGTCATttacaatataaatttattaaaatgacttatataaatttgtaacacTAGTTTATCTTTATCTGTCACTTATATTTTCAAATACGGTTAAACTTTGTTAAATAATAATGTTGGGGTAGTTaggttaaaataattattaatcaaaaatatatttttatcggTCTATACTTTATTGAGATTCCAACTATGTCATTACTATGCACAGAGCTGGGAAATGCATTTagtttgattatttttgaatgtatatttttcacatataaAAAGAAATTGGAAATTGTTATATTTTTCACTCAAAATAagtactccctttgtccctctcatttctttactgttactattttgggatgtccctcttatttctttacattaccataaatagtaagttttttccattattacacccactatcctcccccactatctcatatttaacaataaaaactactattacacccactactttcttccactatctcaaatctattattaaatattgaaaggtcccaccactttacccacttttcatctaactttactcatttttcatacattgtcttggtctccgtgtccccctccaatgtaaacaattgagggggacggagggagtagatggTAGTTAATACTCCCTTTTTCCTGACCATTTGTTTATCATTTTTTGGATGTCCAATCTCACGAATTTCCGTTTTTCTTCGATTTTCACACTACTATTCAACCATCTCCattctatatatttaaatttaataattgaactttaatcatttatatctcattTAGTTTGGCTCCGATTTAATTGAATTCTATTTCATGTAttcttttacaatttttttttgcttttctttGTATCGAtacatattttgaaaaaaattcaaaataattaattaaattatattttataggagtatCAAAATACGTGCCGAGCCCCTCCGCAAAATGTAAACATTTGAGAACTATTTAAACTATCAAGATTGTCCCTCGACAAACAATAAGGgaaaaacattttattaaaaaaatcataagcaTAAAAGTAACTTTAGCAGATCATCTAATCGAatagatatattatatacttaataCGTCATAAATTGACATCAATGTAATTATTGAAACATATAATTTTAGCATCACACATATCCTAAGGTAAAAATCACCGTTTTAAATGTTTTTAAGCTTGTTAGTTTaacttctgtcaaaaaaaaaaacaaaaaacaacctTGTTAGTTTAACTGGGCCAGACCGAGAAAGGCCTGGGCTATAGTAACAGTTTAGCCGGGTCAAGGCCCGTAAACATGTCTGTGAACACTTATTTTTAACcaaagtaaatataaatatgtcatATAATTAGGTTATTTTCATCCGAAAGGACCGAAACTCATAAATCTGACTTTGCTGTTTCAATATCCGTGTCCAGATTTCAAAGCTTTTCACGATTTTTATTCCGACCAGCAGCAGCTATGTACGGCATGAGAGGGTATGTATCAATTACCCTTCTTTGTCTCTCTCTTTAATATGTTTTGTTCATCttgatttttcaattttatgatGCGATAAACCCTAGTTTGTGTAATTGTTTAATTGGGTTTGTTTGTTTAAGTCTGTGTTCACTGCTTGTAGCATCtgatcttgattgtctttgttaCAATTATGGTTCTTTAATTCTATATTAACGAGTATGAACACACTACATGAGATGACTTTTGTGTTTTATTGTGTTGTGAAAGTTTTGAATTGAGTAAGACGAGTTTGTGAGTCTGCAATTGGGTTCTGCGATGATTATTTGTTGTTTTGGTTCTTGATATGAGGATTGAGGGGGTTGTGTTTATGTGTTGTTTTGGcgtaatttatatgttttaattgtgtgtgtgtgtgttttactGTACTTGtgtgatatttttatatgtttgggAGAACGAATTTTGATGTTTATAAGGGTTAAGTAGAAAGATGAAACTATGTTCACTTGACAAATTGAATAAATAAGACTGAGGTTAGCTAGATACTAGGGAAAAATGGGTTGGGATTGGTTTATTAACAAGGTTGAGTGGGGGATTTGTTTTCTCTCTTTTTGGGTATGATATAATGAAGGGCAATGTTTGGGAGCGGGGGGGTTTCGGACGGGTACGGGATCGGCTCAAAGAGACCAAGAATGATGGAATCAAATCCCTACTTCGCAGTTGGCAGCGGTTCAAGCGGTGGTTTTCATCCTTATGGGGACTTTGGCCGTGGATTTCACCACTCTACATTTCCTGTTGTTCGCCTGAGGGGTATTCCTTTTGACTGCACAGATATTGACATCTTCAAGTTCTTTGATGGGCTAGACGTTGTGGATGTGTTGCTGGTGAACAAGAATGGGCGATTCTCTGGTGAGGCGTTTGTCGTGTTTGCTGCACCGATGCAGGCTGACCTTGCTCTACAAAAAGACCGGCAGAACATGGGGCGGAGATATGTTGAAGTTTTCCGGTGCAAAAAGCAGGATTATTACACTGCTGTGGCCTCTGAGGTGAACTACAATGGGATCCATGATAATGATGTCCGAAGGAGTCCTCCACCCCGATCAAAGAGGTCACAAGACAAGGACCAAATGGAATATACTGAAATATTGAAGTTGCGTGGCCTCCCATTTTCTACCAAGAAGTCTAATATTGCCCATTTCTTTAAAGATTATAAGCTGGTAGAAGATAAAATACATATAGCATGTCGTGCAGATGGAAAGGCTACTGGAGAAGCATTTGTTGAATTCATCTCTGCTGAGGAAGCTAAAAACGCCATGGCCAAAGACAAGAAGACAATTGGATCGCGATACATAGAGCTGTTTCCTTCAACACCAGATGAAGCCAGACGAGCTGCATCCAGGTCGAGGCAGTGACTAGGCATATATACTGTGCTTGCTTTGCTGAATTTGTGGTATTAAT of the Daucus carota subsp. sativus chromosome 4, DH1 v3.0, whole genome shotgun sequence genome contains:
- the LOC108215519 gene encoding uncharacterized protein LOC108215519 isoform X1 — translated: MYGMRGAMFGSGGVSDGYGIGSKRPRMMESNPYFAVGSGSSGGFHPYGDFGRGFHHSTFPVVRLRGIPFDCTDIDIFKFFDGLDVVDVLLVNKNGRFSGEAFVVFAAPMQADLALQKDRQNMGRRYVEVFRCKKQDYYTAVASEVNYNGIHDNDVRRSPPPRSKRSQDKDQMEYTEILKLRGLPFSTKKSNIAHFFKDYKLVEDKIHIACRADGKATGEAFVEFISAEEAKNAMAKDKKTIGSRYIELFPSTPDEARRAASRSRQ
- the LOC108215519 gene encoding uncharacterized protein LOC108215519 isoform X2; amino-acid sequence: MQADLALQKDRQNMGRRYVEVFRCKKQDYYTAVASEVNYNGIHDNDVRRSPPPRSKRSQDKDQMEYTEILKLRGLPFSTKKSNIAHFFKDYKLVEDKIHIACRADGKATGEAFVEFISAEEAKNAMAKDKKTIGSRYIELFPSTPDEARRAASRSRQ
- the LOC108215825 gene encoding HMG1/2-like protein, which codes for MKGGRSKEEAKKPESRLAVNKRSAAAAVSKKPAKKTKPDKDPNKPKRPASAFFVFMEDFRKTYKEKHPNNKSVAVVGKAGGDKWKSMSEADKAPYVAKAEKRKSEYEKTMLAYNNKKEADEKEEVVEEEESDKSKSEVHDDDEDDDEDESGEDDDDDE